One window from the genome of Bacillus weihaiensis encodes:
- the flhA gene encoding flagellar biosynthesis protein FlhA, translated as MSARDLSVLLSVILIVAMLIIPFPGWMLSFLIIINISLALLVILTSMNMNEPLQFSIFPSLILLLTLFRLGLNVSTTRAILAEGDAGKVVETFGTFVTGGNVLVGLVVFIILIVIQFVVITKGSERVSEVAARFTLDAMPGKQMSIDADLNAGMISEQQARERRDKIANEADFYGAMDGASKFVKGDAIAGIIIVMINMLFGIIIGMMQLGMPIGEAASHFTMLTVGDGIVSQIPALLISTATGIVVTRAASEGNLGSDITSQLFAYPKMLYVASATILLLGVFTPIGIFLTLPIAALLGIGGYMITRTKRTQVPDEEAIEQEIEMDEMKSPESVVNLLNIDPIEFEFGYGLIPLADTNQGGDLLDRVVMIRRQLAIELGIVIPVVRIRDNIQLQPNEYRLKIKGNELAKGEILLDHFLAMAPGIEDDAIEGIDTVEPSFGLPAKWITEEMKDTAEMYGYTVVDPPSVVSTHITEIIKQNAHELLGRQETKQLIDHLKETYPILVEEVTPTPLSVGEVQKVLAKLLKEKVSIRNLPIIFETLADYGKMSNDTELLGEYVRQALAKQITMQYADEQQMLKVVTLSGRVEKIVAEGVQQTEHGNYLSLSPDVSQAIIESIAKEVEMLSLQQQTPILLCSPAVRMYVRQLTDRYFPQVPILSYNELEANVEVQSIGVVNVE; from the coding sequence ATGTCTGCAAGAGATTTATCGGTACTACTGAGCGTTATTTTAATAGTCGCTATGTTAATTATTCCATTTCCAGGATGGATGCTGAGCTTTTTAATTATTATTAACATTTCTCTTGCATTATTAGTCATCCTTACGTCAATGAATATGAATGAGCCTCTACAGTTTTCAATTTTTCCATCTTTAATTCTTCTATTAACATTATTTCGTTTAGGTTTGAACGTTTCAACTACACGTGCGATCTTAGCTGAAGGAGATGCCGGAAAAGTAGTAGAAACATTCGGTACGTTTGTAACTGGAGGAAATGTTTTAGTAGGATTAGTCGTTTTTATTATCTTAATCGTTATTCAATTTGTTGTAATAACGAAAGGTTCTGAACGTGTTTCTGAAGTTGCAGCGCGATTTACTCTTGATGCAATGCCAGGTAAACAAATGAGTATTGATGCAGACTTAAATGCGGGAATGATATCTGAACAACAAGCAAGAGAACGAAGAGATAAAATAGCGAATGAAGCAGATTTTTATGGAGCAATGGACGGTGCTAGTAAGTTTGTAAAAGGTGATGCAATTGCTGGAATCATTATTGTTATGATTAATATGTTGTTCGGTATAATTATCGGCATGATGCAGTTAGGTATGCCAATTGGTGAAGCTGCATCTCATTTTACTATGTTAACAGTGGGAGATGGGATTGTCAGTCAAATACCAGCCTTATTAATATCGACAGCTACTGGAATTGTAGTTACTCGAGCTGCATCAGAAGGAAATTTAGGCTCTGATATCACTTCACAATTATTTGCTTACCCGAAAATGCTTTATGTAGCATCAGCAACTATTCTTCTACTTGGAGTATTTACTCCAATCGGTATCTTTTTAACACTTCCAATTGCGGCATTACTTGGAATTGGAGGATATATGATTACAAGAACGAAACGAACTCAAGTTCCAGATGAAGAAGCAATTGAGCAAGAAATAGAAATGGATGAAATGAAGAGTCCTGAAAGTGTAGTGAATCTTTTAAATATTGATCCAATCGAGTTTGAATTTGGATATGGTTTAATTCCTTTAGCTGATACGAATCAAGGTGGAGACTTATTAGATAGAGTTGTCATGATAAGAAGACAGTTAGCTATTGAATTGGGAATCGTCATACCTGTTGTACGAATAAGAGACAACATACAGTTGCAACCTAATGAGTATCGATTAAAGATAAAAGGGAATGAACTTGCTAAGGGAGAAATTCTACTCGATCACTTTTTAGCGATGGCGCCGGGAATCGAAGATGATGCCATTGAAGGAATTGATACAGTTGAGCCATCTTTCGGATTACCCGCTAAATGGATAACAGAAGAAATGAAAGACACTGCAGAAATGTATGGATACACAGTTGTTGATCCACCATCTGTTGTTTCTACTCACATTACCGAAATCATTAAACAAAATGCTCACGAATTATTAGGAAGACAAGAAACAAAACAATTAATCGACCACTTAAAAGAAACGTATCCAATTCTAGTAGAAGAAGTTACTCCAACACCACTTTCAGTAGGAGAAGTTCAAAAAGTATTAGCAAAATTGTTAAAAGAAAAAGTATCAATTCGAAATTTACCAATTATATTTGAAACTTTAGCGGACTATGGAAAAATGTCTAATGATACGGAGTTATTAGGAGAATATGTAAGGCAAGCATTAGCAAAGCAAATTACAATGCAATATGCGGATGAACAGCAGATGTTGAAGGTTGTCACCTTATCAGGACGAGTAGAAAAGATTGTTGCTGAGGGTGTGCAACAAACGGAACATGGGAATTATCTATCTCTGAGCCCAGACGTATCTCAAGCTATTATTGAATCAATAGCTAAGGAAGTGGAAATGCTCTCGTTGCAACAACAAACACCAATTTTATTATGTTCTCCTGCAGTTAGAATGTATGTGAGACAATTAACAGATCGTTATTTTCCGCAAGTGCCTATTTTATCTTATAATGAATTAGAAGCAAATGTTGAAGTACAGAGTATTGGGGTGGTAAATGTCGAATGA
- the flhB gene encoding flagellar biosynthesis protein FlhB: MNLLSLDLQFFAGEKTEKATPRKKQDARKKGQVAKSADVNTAISLLTIFLSFLFIGAFMRDRILLLMRGTFQDFLLINLSDQNVNDLFLTMAYQAGIILAPVMGVALVAGVMSNYLQIGFLFSTEAIQMKLNKLDPIQGFKRIYSIRAIVELFKSLLKISFVGFVTFAVLWLDLDNVLRLSHLTVEQSLLFIASLTVKMGLFASLALLLLSLLDYMYQRYDYEKNLKMSKQDIKDEYKKSEGDPLIKSKIKQRQREMAMRRMMQDVPTADVIITNPTHYAIALKYDESKMDAPFVVAMGVDLVAQKIKEIAKENEVMMVENRPLARALYPQVEIGQAIPEEFFQAVAEIIAYVYQSKSG; this comes from the coding sequence GTGAACTTATTATCATTGGATTTGCAGTTTTTTGCGGGTGAAAAAACTGAAAAAGCTACTCCTCGAAAGAAACAGGACGCAAGGAAAAAAGGTCAGGTTGCAAAGAGTGCTGATGTTAATACAGCCATCTCACTATTAACAATTTTTTTATCATTCCTATTCATTGGCGCATTTATGAGAGATCGTATCTTACTTTTAATGAGAGGTACATTTCAAGATTTTTTACTAATCAACTTATCAGATCAAAATGTAAATGATCTTTTTCTTACAATGGCTTATCAAGCCGGCATTATATTGGCACCAGTAATGGGTGTTGCTTTAGTAGCTGGTGTTATGAGTAATTATTTACAAATTGGATTTCTTTTTTCTACTGAAGCAATTCAGATGAAATTAAATAAATTAGATCCAATTCAAGGATTTAAACGAATTTATTCCATCCGAGCTATTGTAGAATTGTTTAAATCATTATTGAAAATATCATTTGTTGGTTTTGTGACATTTGCTGTTTTATGGTTGGACCTTGATAATGTGTTACGTCTATCTCATTTAACTGTAGAGCAATCCTTACTTTTTATTGCTAGTCTTACTGTAAAGATGGGTTTATTTGCTTCATTAGCACTATTACTATTGTCTTTATTAGATTACATGTATCAGCGCTATGACTATGAAAAAAACTTAAAAATGTCAAAGCAGGACATTAAAGATGAATATAAAAAATCTGAAGGTGATCCTTTAATTAAATCGAAAATTAAGCAAAGGCAACGTGAAATGGCGATGAGAAGGATGATGCAGGATGTTCCAACAGCAGATGTTATCATCACGAACCCAACACACTATGCTATTGCATTAAAATATGATGAATCAAAAATGGATGCTCCTTTTGTTGTCGCAATGGGCGTAGATTTAGTCGCTCAAAAAATAAAAGAAATTGCCAAGGAAAATGAAGTTATGATGGTTGAGAATCGTCCGCTTGCAAGAGCACTTTATCCGCAAGTAGAGATAGGTCAAGCTATTCCAGAAGAATTCTTCCAAGCAGTCGCTGAAATTATTGCCTATGTATATCAGTCAAAATCAGGTTAA
- the fliR gene encoding flagellar biosynthetic protein FliR → METVLDNYPAFLLVFMRVSAFFVTLPIFSYRNIPNTHKIGFAFILAWIMFISLDPPEILIDGQFFMLLIKEALFGLLIGFSAYFILAAIQIAGSFIDFQMGFAIANVIDPQTGAQSPLIGQFLYTFALLFMLTTNAHYLLLDGVFYSYQFVPIDQLYLPLGEGDVIEFIVESFNSMFIIAFQMSIPVVGSLFLVDIALGIVARTVPQLNIFVVGLPLKIGVSFIMLILVMGALFMLMRELFETMTYTMRGLMQLFGRGG, encoded by the coding sequence ATGGAGACAGTTTTAGACAATTACCCTGCGTTTTTACTAGTATTTATGAGAGTTTCAGCATTTTTTGTAACTCTCCCGATATTTTCTTACCGTAATATTCCAAATACACACAAAATTGGTTTTGCTTTTATTTTAGCATGGATTATGTTTATCTCACTTGATCCACCTGAGATTTTAATAGATGGTCAATTTTTCATGTTACTTATAAAAGAAGCGCTATTCGGACTACTAATAGGATTTTCAGCTTATTTTATTCTAGCAGCTATTCAAATTGCTGGAAGTTTTATCGACTTCCAAATGGGGTTTGCCATTGCAAATGTAATTGACCCACAGACGGGTGCACAAAGTCCCCTAATAGGACAATTTTTATATACGTTTGCTCTTTTGTTTATGCTTACAACAAATGCGCATTATCTGCTATTAGATGGCGTGTTTTATAGTTATCAGTTTGTGCCTATAGATCAGCTTTACTTACCACTAGGGGAAGGCGATGTTATTGAATTTATTGTTGAATCATTTAATTCCATGTTTATCATAGCATTTCAAATGTCTATCCCAGTAGTTGGTTCCTTGTTTTTAGTTGATATAGCATTAGGAATTGTAGCTAGAACGGTTCCTCAATTAAATATTTTTGTTGTGGGCTTACCTCTGAAAATAGGTGTCAGTTTTATTATGTTGATTCTTGTAATGGGTGCATTGTTTATGCTCATGCGAGAGCTTTTTGAAACAATGACTTATACGATGAGAGGACTTATGCAGCTGTTTGGAAGAGGGGGGTAA
- the fliQ gene encoding flagellar biosynthesis protein FliQ: MSSEFVISLAEKAVYTTLIICGPLLLLALVIGLLVSIFQATTQIQEQTLAFIPKIVAVLLGLIFFGPWMLTTLVSYAQDIFGNLNRFVG; this comes from the coding sequence ATGAGTTCGGAATTTGTCATTTCGTTAGCTGAAAAAGCTGTTTATACAACATTAATTATTTGCGGACCGCTTCTATTATTAGCTCTAGTTATTGGATTATTAGTGAGTATTTTTCAAGCGACAACACAAATCCAGGAACAAACACTTGCTTTTATTCCGAAAATTGTTGCTGTATTACTTGGGTTGATCTTTTTCGGTCCTTGGATGTTAACTACTCTGGTTTCTTATGCACAAGATATTTTTGGCAATTTAAACAGGTTTGTAGGGTAG
- a CDS encoding chemotaxis protein CheA has translation MEMNQYLEVFIEESKEHLQSCNEKLLELEKRPSDLSIVNEIFRSAHTLKGMSATMGYEDLASLTHQMENVLDLIRNEKLSVTADLLDVVFASVDDLEEMVFSIANGGDGKKDVSKVVEMLKKIEKGENTSDIAVTTLPNSEVSLKVEQADEQTQSYDDFEYTVIQQSKEQGFSAYELTISLRQDCLLKAARVFMVFEILEQAGEIIKSVPSVDLLEEEKFDSQFTVAFVTKETGEEIKSKIMKVSEIEEVTVHKINSSQPSFNQTSDVSQMEATTSNPLDQPVSDAKVIEDTKSASKQVAATTATANAKTIRVNIERLDILMNLFEELVIDRGRLEQISKELNNSELDETVERMSRISGDLQNIILNMRMVPVETVFNRFPRMIRQLAKDLNKKINLEIVGAETELDRTVIDEIGDPLVHLLRNAIDHGIEMPEVRLNNGKPEIGNVVLRAYHSGNHVFIEIEDDGAGINRERVLKKALDRGVVTEQIAATLSDKQVYELIFSSGFSTADKISDISGRGVGLDVVKSTIESLGGTVTIDAQEGKGSLFSIQLPLTLSIISVMLVELRDEKYAIPLSSIIETAVIKKEDILHAHNQKVIDFRGKIVPLVYLSDVFEATKLEEEQDYVSIIIVRKGEKMAALVVDSFIGQQEIVLKSLGNYLNSVFAISGATILGDGQVALIVDCNSLIK, from the coding sequence ATGGAAATGAACCAATACTTAGAGGTGTTTATCGAAGAGAGTAAAGAACATCTTCAATCTTGTAATGAAAAGTTACTAGAATTAGAGAAAAGACCTAGTGATCTTTCAATCGTAAATGAAATTTTCCGTTCTGCACATACATTAAAAGGTATGAGTGCAACAATGGGGTATGAAGATCTTGCAAGCCTAACTCATCAAATGGAGAATGTTCTAGATCTAATTAGAAATGAAAAGCTTTCTGTTACAGCTGATCTATTAGATGTAGTGTTTGCTTCGGTAGATGACTTAGAAGAGATGGTCTTTTCAATCGCTAATGGTGGAGACGGAAAGAAAGATGTTTCTAAAGTAGTTGAAATGCTAAAGAAAATTGAAAAAGGTGAAAATACTTCTGATATTGCAGTAACTACACTCCCTAATTCAGAGGTCAGCTTAAAGGTTGAGCAAGCTGATGAACAAACTCAAAGTTACGATGATTTTGAATACACTGTTATTCAACAATCTAAGGAACAAGGGTTTTCTGCATATGAATTAACTATTTCACTAAGACAAGATTGCCTTTTAAAAGCGGCTCGTGTATTTATGGTATTTGAAATTCTAGAGCAAGCTGGTGAAATTATTAAATCTGTTCCATCTGTTGATCTTCTAGAAGAAGAAAAGTTTGATTCACAATTTACAGTTGCCTTTGTAACGAAAGAAACAGGTGAAGAAATAAAAAGTAAAATTATGAAGGTGTCTGAAATTGAAGAGGTAACAGTACATAAAATTAACTCTTCACAGCCTTCATTTAATCAAACTTCAGATGTATCACAAATGGAAGCTACTACTAGTAATCCTTTAGACCAACCTGTATCAGACGCAAAAGTAATAGAGGATACTAAATCCGCTTCAAAGCAAGTGGCCGCTACAACAGCAACCGCCAATGCAAAGACAATAAGAGTTAACATTGAACGATTAGATATTTTAATGAACCTGTTTGAGGAATTGGTTATAGATAGAGGAAGATTAGAACAAATTTCTAAAGAACTCAATAATAGTGAGCTAGATGAAACAGTCGAAAGAATGTCTAGGATCTCTGGAGATCTTCAAAACATTATATTGAATATGAGAATGGTTCCAGTTGAAACAGTCTTTAATCGATTCCCTCGAATGATCAGACAACTGGCAAAGGATTTAAACAAAAAAATCAACCTTGAGATCGTTGGAGCTGAAACGGAATTAGATAGAACCGTTATTGATGAAATTGGTGATCCTCTTGTCCATCTTTTAAGAAATGCTATTGATCATGGAATAGAAATGCCAGAGGTTCGATTGAATAATGGTAAACCAGAAATAGGGAATGTAGTCCTTAGAGCATATCATAGTGGAAATCATGTATTTATTGAAATTGAGGATGATGGAGCAGGTATAAACAGAGAGCGTGTTCTAAAGAAAGCACTTGATCGTGGAGTGGTAACCGAACAAATAGCAGCTACGTTGTCAGATAAACAAGTGTATGAATTGATTTTTTCTTCTGGTTTCTCAACTGCGGATAAAATTTCAGATATATCTGGCCGTGGTGTTGGATTAGATGTCGTAAAAAGTACGATTGAGTCATTAGGAGGCACCGTTACAATTGATGCACAAGAAGGGAAAGGTTCCTTATTCTCAATACAGCTTCCTCTTACTCTTTCAATTATATCTGTAATGCTTGTAGAGTTACGAGATGAAAAGTATGCAATTCCACTTTCATCAATTATTGAAACGGCTGTAATTAAAAAAGAAGATATTTTGCATGCTCACAATCAAAAGGTTATTGATTTCAGAGGTAAAATTGTACCACTTGTTTATTTATCTGATGTTTTTGAGGCAACGAAACTAGAGGAAGAACAAGATTATGTCTCAATTATCATCGTTCGAAAAGGTGAAAAAATGGCAGCACTTGTAGTAGATTCTTTTATCGGTCAACAAGAAATTGTATTAAAGTCACTTGGTAATTATTTAAACTCTGTGTTTGCTATTTCTGGAGCTACTATATTAGGTGATGGGCAAGTTGCATTAATCGTAGATTGTAATTCACTAATTAAATAG
- a CDS encoding MinD/ParA family protein yields MAKDQAERLRERLNKLKNEAKTIAVMSGKGGVGKSNFSLNFSLALQKQNKRVLLFDLDIGMGNIDILIGESSKYSIVDFFKNDIALIDIITSGASGLDYISGGTGLGQIFKLEEERFQEFLQELSLVFKVYDYIIFDMGAGISEDSLRFILSVEEIIVITTPEPTSITDAYAAIKHICYNDQRIPFSIIVNRAFNTEVGEQTFNRLSQTIKQFLKRDSKLLGVIPDDSVIMKAVIEQQPFLNFQPNSRASKALTTIAKDFLTEMPNRTEQVESTPFISKLKSFFMKGRS; encoded by the coding sequence ATGGCGAAAGATCAAGCAGAACGTTTAAGAGAACGGCTTAACAAGTTAAAAAACGAGGCCAAAACCATTGCAGTAATGAGTGGTAAAGGAGGAGTTGGAAAATCAAATTTTTCATTGAATTTTTCCTTAGCTCTTCAGAAACAAAATAAACGAGTTCTACTATTCGATTTAGATATTGGTATGGGTAATATAGATATTCTAATTGGAGAGAGCTCTAAATATTCTATAGTTGATTTTTTTAAAAATGATATTGCATTAATTGATATTATTACGAGTGGCGCTAGTGGGCTGGATTACATTTCAGGTGGAACAGGATTAGGTCAGATCTTTAAACTTGAAGAAGAAAGATTTCAGGAATTTCTACAGGAGTTATCTCTTGTCTTTAAAGTATACGATTATATTATCTTTGATATGGGGGCAGGAATATCTGAAGATAGCTTAAGATTTATTCTTTCCGTTGAAGAGATTATCGTTATTACTACTCCAGAGCCTACGTCTATTACTGATGCTTATGCAGCAATTAAGCATATTTGTTACAACGATCAGAGGATACCGTTCTCCATTATTGTTAATAGAGCTTTTAATACAGAAGTAGGGGAACAAACCTTTAACAGACTTTCTCAAACGATTAAGCAATTTCTCAAACGAGATAGTAAGCTATTGGGTGTTATTCCGGATGATTCAGTAATTATGAAAGCAGTCATTGAACAACAGCCGTTCCTAAACTTTCAACCGAATAGTCGAGCTAGTAAGGCGTTAACTACTATTGCAAAAGATTTTCTAACTGAAATGCCTAATCGAACAGAACAAGTTGAATCAACACCGTTTATTTCAAAATTAAAGAGCTTCTTCATGAAAGGTAGGTCCTAA
- a CDS encoding protein-glutamate methylesterase/protein-glutamine glutaminase translates to MEKIRVLVVDDSAFMRKLITDFLTETEEIEVVGIARNGEDAINKVKQLNPDVITLDVEMPIMNGIEALKVIMEDSPRPVIMLSSTTKEGAENTILALQYGAFDFIAKPSGAISLDLVKIKKELVDKVILAKSSKLGKPLDIKNGKNIVLSPQKYSKIDSNRCGISVRIDKNMNVRKLVCIGTSTGGPRALQQVLPKIPADMNAPIFVVQHMPPGFTQSLAKRLDSISSIHVKEAENGEVVKAGTAYIAPGGSHMKIMKTGTSLTIKVDQTDIRNGHRPSVDVMYESLCELKDYKKIAVIMTGMGTDGSHGLRQLKQTGSVKAIAESEQSSVVYGMPKAAVGTNVVDRVEHVDQIATAIMDFINSDF, encoded by the coding sequence ATGGAGAAAATTCGTGTATTAGTTGTAGATGATTCTGCTTTTATGAGAAAGTTAATAACCGATTTTCTTACTGAAACTGAGGAAATTGAAGTTGTGGGCATTGCAAGAAATGGAGAAGATGCAATAAATAAGGTTAAGCAGCTGAATCCGGATGTTATTACATTGGATGTGGAGATGCCTATCATGAATGGTATTGAAGCTCTTAAAGTTATAATGGAAGATTCTCCAAGACCTGTCATTATGTTATCGAGTACTACAAAAGAAGGTGCTGAAAATACGATATTAGCCTTACAGTATGGTGCATTTGACTTTATCGCAAAACCTTCTGGAGCAATTTCATTAGACTTGGTAAAGATTAAAAAAGAACTAGTTGACAAAGTGATTTTGGCTAAATCATCTAAACTTGGTAAGCCTTTAGATATAAAGAACGGAAAAAACATTGTCCTTTCACCACAAAAATATAGTAAAATAGACTCAAATAGATGTGGAATTTCTGTACGAATCGACAAAAATATGAATGTTCGAAAACTTGTTTGCATTGGTACGTCGACAGGAGGTCCTAGAGCCTTGCAGCAGGTCCTTCCGAAAATACCTGCTGATATGAATGCTCCAATTTTTGTCGTACAGCATATGCCACCTGGATTTACACAATCGCTTGCAAAACGATTGGATTCCATTTCTTCGATCCACGTTAAAGAAGCAGAGAACGGTGAGGTAGTCAAAGCAGGAACAGCTTATATAGCTCCTGGAGGTTCTCATATGAAAATAATGAAAACTGGAACCTCATTAACAATTAAGGTGGATCAGACTGATATTCGAAACGGACATCGACCGTCAGTTGATGTTATGTATGAATCATTATGTGAATTGAAGGATTATAAAAAAATAGCAGTGATTATGACAGGAATGGGGACTGATGGGTCCCATGGGTTAAGACAACTCAAACAAACAGGTAGTGTCAAAGCAATAGCTGAATCAGAGCAATCCTCTGTTGTTTATGGTATGCCAAAGGCTGCTGTAGGGACAAATGTAGTAGATCGAGTCGAACATGTTGACCAAATAGCAACAGCCATTATGGATTTTATAAATAGCGACTTTTAA
- the flhF gene encoding flagellar biosynthesis protein FlhF, with protein sequence MKVKKYVAPSMQEAMKKIRAEMGNDAVILNSKMVQTGGFLGLFSKKMIEVIAANDPDVPSKKIDQKKETYQSMIETSELKENKQKLHISSNNDSLLHEIKEMKALLQHFSVTENKDIYPNLLQEMQNKMMKQDIPELVRATIMGSLLEYWYQEKGQLTFEQIKQQQEEILYEMLAGIEFGGISYQKKFINVIGPTGVGKTTTLAKLAAECVIQKKKKVAFITTDTYRIAAIDQLKTYAKILDVPLEVCYSIEDFKNAQRRFSAYDYIFIDTAGRNFLDSRYVKDLMNIIDFEHEMETFLVLSATAKSVDMIAVYEQFSIIPIDKLIFTKLDETSTRGTLLDIMLQTKKGIAYTTHGQNVPDDIETASREKIVNQILR encoded by the coding sequence ATGAAGGTAAAAAAATATGTTGCCCCGTCGATGCAAGAGGCTATGAAAAAAATTCGTGCAGAGATGGGAAACGATGCGGTAATTTTAAACTCAAAAATGGTACAAACAGGTGGTTTCCTTGGACTTTTTTCAAAGAAAATGATTGAGGTAATCGCAGCAAATGATCCGGATGTACCTTCTAAGAAGATAGATCAAAAGAAAGAAACATATCAATCAATGATAGAAACATCTGAGCTGAAAGAGAACAAACAGAAATTACACATTTCATCGAATAATGATTCATTACTTCATGAAATAAAAGAAATGAAAGCTTTACTTCAACACTTTTCAGTAACTGAAAATAAAGATATTTATCCTAACCTCTTACAAGAAATGCAAAACAAAATGATGAAACAAGATATACCTGAATTAGTACGTGCCACTATCATGGGTTCATTATTAGAGTATTGGTATCAAGAAAAAGGTCAACTTACTTTTGAACAAATAAAGCAACAGCAAGAAGAAATACTGTACGAAATGTTGGCTGGTATAGAATTTGGAGGAATTTCCTACCAAAAGAAATTTATAAATGTTATAGGCCCAACTGGAGTTGGGAAAACAACAACCCTAGCGAAGCTAGCAGCAGAATGTGTGATTCAGAAAAAGAAAAAAGTAGCTTTTATTACAACCGATACGTATCGTATTGCTGCCATAGATCAACTAAAGACATATGCAAAAATCTTGGATGTTCCACTTGAAGTGTGTTATTCAATAGAAGATTTTAAGAACGCTCAACGGAGATTTTCTGCATATGATTATATTTTTATTGATACTGCAGGGAGAAATTTTTTAGATTCAAGATATGTCAAGGACCTCATGAATATTATTGATTTCGAACATGAAATGGAAACATTCCTTGTCTTATCGGCTACTGCGAAGTCAGTAGATATGATTGCTGTATATGAACAGTTTTCTATTATTCCAATAGATAAACTAATCTTTACTAAGTTAGACGAAACTTCAACAAGAGGTACTTTACTTGATATTATGCTACAAACAAAAAAAGGAATTGCCTATACTACTCATGGCCAGAATGTTCCGGATGATATAGAGACAGCATCTAGAGAAAAAATTGTAAATCAAATACTGAGGTAA
- the fliP gene encoding flagellar type III secretion system pore protein FliP (The bacterial flagellar biogenesis protein FliP forms a type III secretion system (T3SS)-type pore required for flagellar assembly.), giving the protein MNEFMEFFNNSNPENVSTSVKLLLLLTVLSIAPSILILMTCFTRIIIVLSFVRTSLATQQMPPNQILLGIALFLTFFIMAPTFSEVNEQALTPLFNEEIELEEAYERAALPFKEFMSKHTRQKDLALFLNYAGMENPNSIEDIPLTALVPAFAISEIKTAFQIGFMIFIPFLVIDMVVASVLMSMGMMMLPPVMISLPFKILLFVLVDGWYLIIKSLLQSF; this is encoded by the coding sequence ATGAATGAATTTATGGAGTTTTTTAATAATAGTAATCCGGAAAATGTTAGTACCTCTGTTAAATTACTATTATTACTAACAGTGCTATCAATAGCCCCTAGTATTTTAATTTTAATGACTTGCTTTACGAGAATTATTATTGTGCTATCATTTGTTCGTACTTCTCTAGCAACACAACAAATGCCACCAAATCAAATCTTACTTGGGATAGCGTTATTTTTAACCTTTTTTATTATGGCACCTACATTTAGTGAGGTAAATGAACAAGCTCTCACTCCTTTATTTAATGAAGAGATTGAATTAGAAGAAGCTTATGAGAGAGCAGCTCTCCCCTTTAAGGAATTTATGAGTAAACATACGAGACAAAAGGATTTAGCTTTATTTCTAAATTATGCAGGAATGGAAAATCCAAATTCAATTGAAGATATTCCATTAACCGCATTGGTGCCTGCCTTTGCAATAAGTGAGATAAAGACTGCCTTTCAAATAGGATTTATGATTTTCATCCCATTTTTAGTCATTGATATGGTAGTTGCCAGTGTTTTAATGTCTATGGGTATGATGATGCTTCCACCAGTTATGATATCACTTCCATTTAAAATTTTGTTATTTGTGCTAGTTGATGGATGGTATCTAATTATTAAATCTTTGCTACAAAGTTTTTAG